A genomic stretch from Cyanobacteriota bacterium includes:
- the mdh gene encoding malate dehydrogenase, producing the protein MQQAKVTVIGAGNVGAAAAQRLAEKNIANVVLLDIMGGVAAGKALDLMEARPVELHDRMIVGGDDYSLSAGSDVVLMTAGLARKPGMSRDDLLTKNAAIVKGCIEEAYKHSPNAIFITVSNPVDAMTQLTHQILSAKGVPNNKIIGMAGVLDSSRMAFFIAEALNVSIRNIQPCVMGGHGDDMVPVARYTTVAGIPLPDLLPEAKINEIIERTKKGGIEIVNLLGTGSAFYAPASSSVEMIEAILTDRKQILPSSCMLTGQYGIDGVYVGVPAKLGSNGIEEILELKLTASELKELQSSAESVRSNVAKMAELMNATA; encoded by the coding sequence ATGCAACAAGCAAAAGTAACAGTTATAGGAGCAGGTAATGTCGGAGCTGCAGCAGCTCAAAGGCTTGCAGAGAAAAATATCGCAAATGTCGTCTTACTAGACATCATGGGCGGAGTTGCCGCAGGTAAGGCTCTTGATTTGATGGAAGCAAGACCAGTTGAGCTTCATGACCGCATGATTGTTGGCGGAGATGATTATTCACTAAGCGCAGGTTCTGATGTAGTTTTAATGACAGCTGGCTTGGCGCGCAAACCAGGCATGAGTCGTGATGACTTGCTCACAAAAAACGCAGCAATCGTCAAAGGTTGTATTGAAGAGGCTTACAAGCACTCACCAAACGCTATTTTTATTACAGTATCTAATCCAGTTGATGCAATGACACAACTGACTCACCAAATTCTTTCAGCCAAGGGTGTGCCAAACAATAAAATCATTGGCATGGCAGGAGTGCTTGATAGTTCACGTATGGCATTTTTTATTGCTGAAGCACTTAACGTATCAATCAGAAATATTCAGCCTTGTGTAATGGGCGGGCATGGAGATGACATGGTACCAGTAGCAAGATACACAACAGTAGCCGGCATACCGCTTCCAGACTTACTTCCAGAAGCTAAGATCAACGAAATTATTGAACGCACCAAAAAGGGTGGAATTGAAATAGTCAACCTACTTGGTACAGGTTCAGCTTTCTATGCGCCAGCTTCAAGCTCAGTAGAAATGATTGAAGCAATTCTTACAGACCGTAAACAAATTCTTCCTAGTTCATGTATGCTCACTGGGCAGTATGGTATCGATGGAGTTTATGTCGGCGTTCCAGCTAAATTAGGTTCAAATGGGATTGAAGAAATTCTTGAACTTAAACTAACTGCTTCAGAGCTTAAAGAACTTCAATCATCAGCAGAGTCTGTTCGCAGCAATGTTGCCAAGATGGCTGAGTTGATGAATGCGACTGCGTGA
- a CDS encoding sulfite exporter TauE/SafE family protein has protein sequence MIFSLIFIASLLGTITGFGTSTIMMPVLMFYYPTAEVLFFVSIIHWFNALWRLILFRKGFDLKLVMSFGLVGMIAAYFGAKTFFVVDEVLIKKSIAVFLFAYAIFLGLNPKFKISFNYFTGALGGALSGFVAGIFGMGGAIRGAFLSAFDLPKAVYLANSALLLMLIDSSRLLTYFNQGLRFDHLLGLSYMDLALCISVSFVGVQAGKMIVDKIPQEKFRIGIAMFLLLIAVKLFV, from the coding sequence GTGATTTTCTCCTTAATATTTATAGCTAGCTTATTAGGCACAATCACTGGCTTTGGTACATCAACCATCATGATGCCAGTGCTGATGTTTTACTATCCGACAGCAGAGGTCTTGTTTTTTGTTTCTATAATTCATTGGTTTAATGCTTTGTGGAGATTGATTCTATTTCGCAAGGGTTTTGACCTTAAGTTAGTAATGAGTTTTGGCTTAGTTGGAATGATAGCGGCTTACTTTGGTGCCAAGACCTTTTTTGTAGTAGATGAAGTCTTGATTAAAAAAAGCATTGCGGTATTTTTATTTGCTTATGCAATTTTCTTGGGACTCAATCCCAAATTCAAAATCTCATTTAATTATTTCACTGGCGCGCTAGGCGGCGCTCTCTCTGGATTTGTTGCAGGAATTTTTGGAATGGGCGGCGCGATACGCGGAGCCTTTCTCTCGGCTTTTGATTTACCCAAAGCTGTTTACTTGGCTAACTCAGCGCTGCTTTTGATGCTAATTGATAGTTCAAGGTTACTCACTTATTTCAACCAAGGACTTCGCTTTGATCACTTGCTGGGACTGAGTTACATGGACCTTGCTCTTTGTATTTCAGTTTCTTTTGTAGGAGTTCAAGCTGGCAAAATGATAGTTGATAAAATTCCACAAGAGAAATTCAGAATCGGGATTGCTATGTTTTTGCTTTTGATTGCTGTGAAGTTGTTTGTGTAA
- a CDS encoding flavodoxin domain-containing protein → MATLNVLFGSESGNSEKLAQSIELTGKEILKKAGDAVKFDVVRKNLKDVKVDDLAAMDNAVIVISTWGEGDPPASAEKFCLDIYKASSPDLSKLNYTVLAMGDTGYQDFCGCGRRVDEAIAKLGGKQIMARKDMDLDYAAGFEKWSVEFFTKMAPLLKG, encoded by the coding sequence ATGGCAACATTGAATGTATTGTTTGGATCAGAATCTGGCAACTCAGAAAAATTAGCTCAAAGCATTGAGCTTACTGGTAAGGAGATTCTCAAAAAAGCTGGCGACGCAGTCAAGTTTGATGTGGTTCGCAAGAACCTGAAGGATGTCAAAGTAGATGACCTTGCTGCTATGGACAATGCCGTAATCGTAATTTCTACTTGGGGAGAGGGTGATCCGCCTGCTTCAGCAGAAAAGTTTTGTCTTGATATTTACAAAGCATCAAGTCCAGATTTATCGAAACTCAATTACACAGTGCTTGCGATGGGCGATACAGGCTATCAAGACTTTTGTGGTTGTGGACGTAGAGTTGATGAGGCGATAGCTAAACTAGGCGGCAAGCAAATCATGGCTCGCAAAGATATGGATCTTGATTATGCGGCTGGCTTTGAGAAGTGGTCTGTAGAGTTCTTTACTAAGATGGCTCCGCTTTTGAAGGGTTAG
- a CDS encoding NADH-quinone oxidoreductase subunit I produces the protein MVTLNKFIETATKPVTRTVDGLYNIFLGMYTVLKNTTRDPITSSYPNKMPELYGRSRHRLALNVDPDTGEHLCIACKQCERICPDACISVIAHPDVKAKSSQFYIDHGLCMFCGLCTEVCPTDCIINTVDFEMSTETREDLIYDIRKLTLTQEQSRNYFHMKGYKTKREKAEEKLMADPSNKPPAEGGICHKAVDAALEAMGVTVAA, from the coding sequence ATGGTAACACTTAATAAATTTATAGAGACAGCAACTAAGCCAGTCACCAGAACAGTAGATGGACTCTACAATATCTTCCTTGGCATGTACACTGTGCTCAAAAACACAACTCGTGATCCAATCACTAGTAGCTACCCAAATAAGATGCCAGAGCTTTATGGTCGTTCGCGTCATAGACTAGCTCTAAACGTGGATCCTGATACTGGAGAGCATCTTTGTATTGCCTGTAAGCAGTGTGAAAGAATCTGCCCAGATGCTTGTATCTCAGTGATTGCTCATCCTGACGTCAAAGCCAAGTCATCACAGTTCTATATCGATCATGGTCTTTGTATGTTCTGCGGTCTTTGTACAGAAGTTTGTCCTACTGACTGTATAATCAACACAGTTGATTTTGAGATGTCTACCGAGACTCGTGAGGATTTGATTTATGATATTCGTAAATTAACTCTTACCCAAGAACAATCAAGAAATTATTTCCATATGAAGGGTTATAAGACCAAGCGTGAAAAAGCAGAAGAAAAGTTAATGGCTGACCCTTCTAATAAGCCTCCAGCAGAAGGTGGAATCTGTCACAAGGCTGTAGATGCAGCACTTGAAGCGATGGGAGTTACAGTAGCGGCGTAG